From the genome of Prevotella herbatica, one region includes:
- a CDS encoding alpha/beta hydrolase, with product MNKVILSCAIWLLTSAFASAQSPTIADLKPDTIKVTTGYTMKFHSAILNEDRTIMVSVPEGYATSNKKYPVVYILDAQWSFNHASQNLAWLSSPDNKVIPQSIVVGISSGGDKREHDLTPTIGTGNGGGADSLYMFIKKEVIPFVEQNYHTYNYRILGGASYGGLFVMNAFVKDPLYFNGYIAMSPSMWWDNQIALQNTEKLLSKSTQLPTRLFITLANEGESMGVDSLASLLKKYSPKQLVWRYDKHPDEIHNTINYKGIWDGVKFIFSNWSYPLVDFASAEKSFTVPSKDKTVANPKIAKVSTADLINYSGLYQDSYGRLISIEKLQNSLVISCDSLPSFTVYPESKNKFFIKTETALNDMHLKNALIQFEFSPKDSLTMYANGITYFGAKKVISSPLISLSEQSKKEYVGNYIASIPSNSFKISIVNNSLMISTGMATSKMYAIATNKFLIRISGLNLEITFTKDDSGKIDKVHISKDGEMLMTANKSN from the coding sequence ATGAATAAAGTGATTCTATCATGTGCAATATGGCTTCTAACTTCAGCCTTTGCATCAGCGCAATCTCCCACAATTGCCGACCTTAAACCTGACACAATAAAGGTTACTACAGGATATACTATGAAATTCCATTCTGCGATTCTTAATGAAGACCGCACGATTATGGTTTCTGTTCCTGAAGGATATGCTACTTCAAATAAGAAATATCCAGTAGTTTACATATTAGACGCTCAATGGAGTTTTAATCACGCTTCACAAAATCTTGCATGGCTGTCTAGCCCAGATAACAAAGTTATTCCACAATCAATTGTCGTTGGTATAAGTTCGGGAGGAGATAAACGTGAACACGACCTCACACCTACTATTGGTACAGGAAATGGTGGAGGAGCTGATAGTTTATACATGTTTATTAAAAAAGAAGTGATACCATTTGTAGAACAAAACTACCATACATACAATTATCGAATACTTGGTGGTGCATCTTATGGTGGACTATTCGTGATGAATGCATTTGTAAAAGACCCTTTATATTTTAATGGCTACATAGCAATGAGTCCTAGTATGTGGTGGGACAATCAGATTGCTTTGCAAAACACAGAAAAGCTACTTTCTAAATCGACACAGCTCCCCACTCGCCTATTCATTACGTTGGCAAATGAGGGAGAGTCAATGGGAGTTGATTCGCTGGCATCATTGCTAAAAAAATATTCACCCAAACAACTTGTATGGAGATATGACAAGCATCCTGACGAAATACACAACACTATTAATTATAAGGGAATTTGGGATGGCGTGAAATTTATATTTAGCAACTGGTCTTATCCTTTGGTTGACTTCGCCTCTGCTGAAAAATCTTTCACGGTCCCATCAAAAGATAAAACAGTAGCGAATCCAAAGATAGCAAAAGTGTCAACAGCAGATTTGATTAACTATAGTGGACTATACCAAGATTCGTATGGAAGATTAATTTCAATAGAGAAGTTGCAGAATTCTCTTGTTATCTCATGTGATAGTTTGCCTTCGTTTACAGTATATCCTGAGTCTAAAAACAAATTCTTTATTAAAACAGAGACGGCTCTTAATGATATGCACTTAAAGAATGCACTCATTCAGTTTGAATTTTCTCCTAAAGATTCACTTACGATGTATGCAAATGGCATAACATATTTCGGCGCTAAGAAAGTTATTTCTTCACCATTAATATCGCTTTCTGAACAGTCTAAGAAAGAATATGTTGGCAACTATATAGCATCTATTCCCAGTAATAGCTTTAAAATTTCGATAGTTAACAACTCGCTTATGATATCAACAGGCATGGCTACATCAAAAATGTATGCTATAGCAACAAATAAGTTTTTAATAAGGATTAGCGGTTTAAATCTTGAAATTACATTCACAAAAGACGATTCAGGCAAAATAGACAAAGTACACATATCGAAAGACGGCGAGATGCTTATGACTGCCAACAAATCAAACTAA
- a CDS encoding glycoside hydrolase family 9 protein — protein sequence MKRIILASIVIMTALGLSAKSANPIRLNQVGYLPQEEKYVVIDQINPQNKLIVKNEKGHVVCRPKVVRTAKSSMSGKIRYIVDLSEIKAPGRYTIKLDKYQSSFNISEKAFHNLATSSLKAFYLIRSGIDISRKYAGKYARHCGHPDTTVIVHPSAASAARPSGTIISSPYGWYDAGDYNKYTVNSAYSIGLMLDVYEQNQNYFAKLNTNIPESKNSTPDILDEMMFNLKWLLTMQDPSDGGVYHKLTTPHFENFIMPDKCHQPRYVVAKSVTGTLDFAACMAQAARLLQGSKDYPEFSSKAREAAIKAYEWAKKNPNAFYKQININMNFKPSITTGEYGDFRSNDEIFWAATELYRLTGMSQYKEDAAKMMPSFFMNSSWGMVSELGLFSWISSNDSEMRTKSLNMLKRYCDNIIANVDKSDFQSPFGSRKFDFGWGCLGGSCCFPAIAMLYADKYIDPGKYKKYAIENMDYLLGRNATGYCYVTGFGYLSPMHPHHRISASDGIDAPFPGLLVGGPNPAQQDKVEKNLIYPSNSPDESYLDQTESYASNEIAINWNAALVGISCWLDATTYK from the coding sequence ATGAAAAGAATCATTTTAGCATCAATAGTAATTATGACTGCATTGGGACTTTCTGCCAAATCAGCCAATCCTATCAGGCTTAATCAAGTAGGCTATCTACCACAAGAAGAGAAATACGTGGTTATAGACCAGATTAATCCGCAGAACAAGCTTATTGTAAAAAACGAAAAAGGTCATGTTGTTTGCAGACCAAAAGTTGTCCGCACTGCAAAATCAAGCATGTCTGGTAAAATTAGATATATTGTGGACCTTAGCGAAATAAAGGCTCCAGGTAGATACACAATTAAGTTGGATAAATATCAATCATCATTCAACATATCAGAAAAGGCCTTTCACAATTTAGCTACAAGTTCGCTAAAAGCTTTCTATCTAATACGCTCTGGCATAGACATATCAAGGAAGTATGCGGGTAAATATGCTCGTCATTGCGGTCATCCAGACACAACAGTGATAGTGCATCCATCAGCTGCCTCAGCTGCCAGACCTTCAGGAACAATCATTTCATCACCTTATGGTTGGTATGATGCTGGCGATTACAATAAATACACTGTAAACTCAGCATATTCAATAGGGCTGATGCTTGATGTATATGAGCAAAATCAAAATTATTTTGCAAAGCTAAATACAAACATACCTGAGAGTAAGAACTCTACTCCCGACATTCTTGACGAAATGATGTTTAATCTGAAATGGCTTCTAACTATGCAGGATCCATCAGACGGCGGTGTGTATCATAAACTTACAACACCTCACTTCGAGAATTTTATCATGCCCGACAAATGCCATCAACCAAGATATGTTGTCGCAAAAAGCGTAACAGGAACATTGGACTTTGCCGCGTGTATGGCTCAAGCTGCACGACTATTACAAGGAAGCAAAGACTATCCTGAGTTTTCATCAAAAGCTCGCGAAGCTGCAATAAAAGCTTATGAGTGGGCTAAGAAAAACCCGAATGCTTTTTATAAGCAAATCAATATTAACATGAATTTCAAGCCCAGCATAACTACTGGTGAATATGGAGATTTTCGCAGTAATGATGAAATATTCTGGGCAGCAACAGAACTATATAGGCTCACGGGCATGTCACAATATAAGGAAGATGCCGCGAAGATGATGCCATCGTTTTTCATGAATTCATCATGGGGCATGGTGAGCGAACTTGGACTTTTTTCATGGATATCAAGCAATGACTCCGAAATGCGAACAAAGTCGCTTAACATGCTAAAAAGATATTGTGACAATATCATAGCCAATGTTGACAAATCTGATTTTCAATCGCCATTTGGAAGTAGAAAATTTGATTTTGGTTGGGGATGTCTTGGAGGTAGTTGCTGTTTTCCTGCAATAGCAATGCTTTATGCCGACAAATATATTGATCCTGGAAAATACAAGAAATACGCTATAGAAAATATGGACTATTTACTTGGTCGCAATGCGACAGGATATTGCTATGTAACAGGATTCGGATATCTTAGTCCTATGCATCCGCATCACCGTATTTCAGCTTCTGACGGAATAGATGCTCCTTTTCCAGGACTACTTGTCGGAGGTCCAAACCCAGCGCAACAAGACAAGGTTGAAAAGAATCTAATATATCCTTCAAACAGTCCAGACGAGTCGTATCTGGACCAGACAGAATCTTATGCTTCTAACGAGATAGCAATTAACTGGAATGCGGCTCTAGTAGGAATTTCATGTTGGCTGGACGCAACAACATACAAATAA
- a CDS encoding glutaredoxin, with amino-acid sequence MIKMYVMKTCPYCEYVEKQVKGNNQFEVIDISTHVKKLKEFLDLRDNNSAFDEAKKIGDVGIPCYVKEDGTITLSSAEVGLEPMPDGPVCSIDGTGC; translated from the coding sequence ATGATTAAAATGTATGTAATGAAAACCTGTCCATATTGTGAATATGTTGAGAAGCAGGTTAAGGGAAATAATCAATTTGAGGTTATTGATATTAGCACACATGTAAAGAAGCTGAAGGAGTTTTTGGATCTTAGAGACAATAATTCCGCTTTCGATGAAGCCAAAAAGATAGGTGATGTAGGTATTCCTTGCTATGTTAAGGAAGATGGAACTATTACTTTATCTTCGGCTGAAGTTGGATTAGAACCAATGCCAGACGGACCTGTATGTAGCATTGACGGAACAGGATGCTAA
- a CDS encoding flavin reductase family protein, protein MKEINYKDMKFNPFNLIGGEWMLVTAGNEQSGCNTMTASWGHLGCLWGHNDPTAVIYLRPSRYTKEFVDKEEYFTLCVMDKSFKKQMAYLGSMSGRNENKIEKAGLTPVYTNESVYFSEAKLVLICKKEYKAELQDSGFIYQDTIDECYPKGDFHTMYVGKIEKVLVRDDEYLK, encoded by the coding sequence ATGAAAGAGATTAACTACAAGGACATGAAGTTTAATCCGTTTAACCTCATTGGTGGTGAATGGATGTTAGTGACTGCTGGTAACGAACAGTCTGGTTGTAACACAATGACTGCATCTTGGGGGCATCTCGGATGCTTATGGGGACATAATGATCCTACGGCTGTTATTTATCTGCGCCCATCACGTTACACGAAGGAATTTGTTGACAAGGAAGAGTATTTCACACTTTGCGTAATGGACAAGTCCTTCAAGAAACAAATGGCATATTTAGGTAGTATGTCTGGTCGTAATGAGAATAAGATAGAAAAGGCTGGTCTTACCCCAGTATATACAAATGAATCTGTTTACTTCTCAGAGGCTAAACTTGTACTTATCTGCAAGAAAGAATATAAGGCAGAACTTCAGGATAGCGGTTTTATTTATCAAGACACGATAGATGAGTGTTATCCCAAAGGTGACTTCCATACGATGTATGTGGGCAAGATTGAGAAAGTTTTGGTACGTGATGATGAGTATCTAAAATAA
- a CDS encoding glycoside hydrolase family 130 protein produces the protein MIAVKREGVILETTNLDFEDESVINPAVIVDGGVIHMFYRAVKTGNISSIGYCRLENPLKVVYRASKPILFPSLDNECHGIEDPRIVKIDDTFYLTYTAYDGDNVVGALATSKDLKHFTRSGVITSQISYSKFVEWLKNDKHPHNDKYFRLYNRRQFATNTGKLLYILDKDLVMFPSKINGKFFFLHRIRPDIQSLSINKIDDLTLPFWKEYYSNFSKHIFFKPHYNHESSYIGAGCPPIKVDEGWLMIYHSVYDTTEGYVYSASVALLNKFNPSIEIARLPYPLLKPEKDYETKGVVNHVCFPTGAIIWDDRLYIYYGAADKCIACASVSLKELIDELLNYTK, from the coding sequence ATGATAGCAGTAAAAAGAGAAGGTGTTATTCTTGAAACAACCAATTTAGACTTTGAAGATGAAAGTGTTATTAATCCAGCTGTAATTGTTGATGGTGGCGTGATACACATGTTTTACAGAGCAGTAAAGACAGGTAATATTTCGTCAATAGGCTATTGTAGGCTTGAAAATCCATTAAAAGTAGTTTATAGGGCAAGTAAACCTATATTATTTCCAAGTCTTGATAATGAATGCCATGGTATAGAAGATCCTCGAATAGTAAAAATAGATGATACTTTCTATCTGACATATACAGCTTATGATGGCGATAATGTCGTTGGAGCGCTTGCTACTTCAAAAGACTTAAAGCATTTTACGCGTTCTGGGGTAATTACATCTCAGATTTCTTATTCAAAATTTGTTGAATGGCTAAAGAATGATAAGCATCCCCACAACGATAAGTACTTTAGATTATATAATCGACGACAATTTGCCACAAATACGGGTAAGCTTCTTTATATACTGGACAAGGATTTAGTTATGTTTCCAAGTAAAATAAATGGAAAATTCTTCTTTCTTCATCGCATAAGACCTGATATTCAGAGCTTATCTATCAATAAGATTGATGATCTTACTCTTCCATTTTGGAAAGAATACTATTCTAATTTTAGCAAGCATATATTTTTTAAGCCACATTATAATCATGAATCAAGCTATATAGGGGCAGGCTGTCCGCCAATAAAGGTAGATGAAGGCTGGCTTATGATTTATCATAGTGTTTATGATACAACAGAAGGATATGTTTATTCTGCAAGCGTGGCTTTGCTAAATAAATTCAATCCATCTATAGAAATTGCAAGATTGCCATATCCTTTACTAAAGCCAGAAAAAGATTATGAGACTAAAGGTGTCGTTAATCATGTTTGCTTTCCTACTGGTGCGATAATCTGGGACGACAGACTTTATATATATTATGGGGCAGCAGATAAATGCATTGCATGCGCTTCTGTGTCTTTAAAAGAATTAATTGATGAATTACTAAATTATACAAAATGA
- a CDS encoding alpha/beta fold hydrolase yields MKVLRKIAIIMMLLSTLQSSAQQMIKMSDGTRLYVEVRGEGTPCLYLHGGPGSGSEWMQKLGGNILEKHFKMIYLDQRGVGRSESPRDSDYTLSRQIKDFEEVRKALGFHSWLVLGHSFGGILTMAYWEAHKDDIDGLIFMNCTLCMDASFQESWLPKAIEIIGNKANKTALDPNIKTIDRMMAVFPFLNNDNRWQIFTPQKKYNDIVDSATDYSKHNSDGSKVIFMDEYWRDFRPLTKTVNKPVLFFYGKKDYAIGPKFYKSVHFPDMLLVGADCGHFPFIEAPKILDNALNKYVKMLKRHN; encoded by the coding sequence ATGAAAGTACTAAGAAAAATAGCAATAATAATGATGTTACTCTCTACATTACAATCATCCGCTCAACAGATGATTAAAATGTCTGACGGGACAAGACTATATGTTGAAGTACGCGGAGAAGGCACTCCCTGCCTATATCTACATGGCGGACCTGGTTCTGGATCAGAATGGATGCAAAAGCTTGGGGGAAATATACTTGAAAAGCATTTCAAGATGATATACCTTGATCAACGAGGAGTCGGACGGTCTGAGAGTCCACGTGATAGCGATTATACTCTCTCACGACAAATCAAAGACTTCGAGGAAGTAAGAAAAGCTTTAGGATTTCACTCATGGCTTGTGTTAGGTCATTCTTTCGGGGGAATACTTACTATGGCATATTGGGAAGCACATAAAGATGATATTGATGGGCTGATCTTTATGAATTGCACTCTATGCATGGATGCAAGTTTCCAGGAAAGTTGGCTACCTAAAGCTATCGAAATAATTGGCAACAAAGCTAATAAAACAGCACTCGATCCAAATATCAAAACAATAGATAGAATGATGGCGGTCTTTCCATTTTTGAATAATGACAACAGATGGCAGATTTTTACTCCACAGAAGAAGTATAATGACATAGTAGACTCGGCTACAGACTATTCCAAACACAATAGTGATGGCAGCAAAGTTATATTTATGGATGAATATTGGAGAGATTTCCGTCCACTTACAAAAACAGTAAATAAACCTGTACTATTCTTCTATGGCAAAAAAGATTATGCTATTGGTCCGAAATTCTATAAAAGTGTCCATTTCCCTGATATGCTACTAGTAGGAGCTGATTGCGGTCACTTCCCTTTTATCGAAGCTCCAAAGATTCTTGACAATGCGCTAAATAAATATGTGAAGATGTTGAAACGACACAACTAA
- a CDS encoding DUF4186 domain-containing protein: MKTQELDLFPIDNQKECPSSEVKSKLDFDNIFDRLSHSKFRSSFYLNNKDKDYIAKRDWNTIRKNTADIISKRLAPADIPNDGRQTPMRHGIFPPFIAQHATGCCCRGCFEKWHNIPKGRQLSEDEQQYAVDVIMEWLKRHV; the protein is encoded by the coding sequence ATGAAGACGCAAGAACTTGATTTATTTCCAATAGATAATCAGAAAGAATGTCCCAGCAGTGAAGTTAAAAGCAAACTTGATTTCGACAATATCTTTGACAGACTCTCCCACTCTAAGTTTCGCAGTAGTTTCTATCTTAACAACAAAGACAAGGACTATATTGCAAAAAGAGATTGGAATACAATTCGTAAAAATACTGCAGACATAATATCAAAACGTCTCGCACCTGCCGACATACCTAATGACGGCAGACAAACACCTATGCGTCATGGAATTTTTCCACCTTTCATTGCACAACATGCTACAGGATGCTGTTGCCGAGGATGTTTTGAAAAGTGGCACAATATTCCTAAAGGCAGACAATTATCTGAAGATGAGCAGCAATATGCTGTAGACGTTATTATGGAATGGCTTAAAAGGCATGTGTAA
- a CDS encoding glycosyltransferase gives MKHVLCITTFPPRVCGIATFSYDLIQAINKKFQDDYIVDVCAVESSLEHHSYDDRVKYVLNTSDKKDFDIISKRINNDTNVDLVCIQHEFGLYIENQDAFLKFVKAIKKPVVIVFHTVLSNPKDFSREYLCNVIDACQAVIVMTKSSSDILQKEYHVENSKISIIPHGTHLVSQISKDELKEKYGYSGRKILSTFGLLSPGKSIETTLDALPAIIKEHPSVLFLIIGETHPTLVKKYGEVYRDSLEAKVKKLDLSNNVKFINKYLDTNILLEYLQMTDLYLFTSSDPNQAVSGTFVYALSCGCPIIATPIPHAFELLSDNTGVIFNFNDSLQLAKSTNILLNDDNLRAQMSISGLQKTAFTAWENTAIAYTLLFEKILQSDKRLTYSLPEINLDHILSMSQQLGMIQFSNGNQPDLESGYTLDDNARALISICMVEEGDEHPKYGEYIERYLNFISLCQQEDGTLKNYVDKDGKFTAQNEDVLLEDSNGRAIWALGYFILHGNSIHKSYIWAAEKAIRLTFPNLSRIKSPRSIAFAIKGLYYYYMKKPSPYLYDKIEMLANKLSDLYISAKCNGWKWFEPYLTYENATLPESILCAYNVTQSQKFKDISKESFDFLLEKIFIDGKIKVISNHNWLNKGEQNNKYGEQPVDVAGTVIALAKFYDEFQDKEYIQKQKVAFSWFMGNNHLHQIIYNPATGGCYDGLEKNNINLNQGAESTVCYLMARLSLIKE, from the coding sequence ATGAAACACGTATTATGTATTACAACTTTTCCTCCACGTGTATGCGGGATAGCAACCTTTTCTTACGACTTGATACAAGCTATAAATAAGAAATTTCAAGACGATTATATTGTTGATGTGTGTGCTGTAGAATCAAGCCTTGAACATCATTCATACGACGACAGAGTAAAGTATGTTTTAAATACATCAGATAAGAAAGATTTTGATATAATTTCAAAAAGAATTAATAATGATACCAATGTTGATTTAGTCTGTATTCAGCATGAGTTCGGACTTTATATTGAGAATCAAGATGCTTTTTTGAAATTTGTTAAAGCTATAAAGAAGCCTGTAGTTATTGTTTTTCATACCGTATTGTCTAATCCTAAAGATTTCTCACGAGAGTATTTGTGTAATGTGATAGATGCTTGTCAGGCTGTTATAGTGATGACAAAATCATCATCAGATATTCTGCAAAAAGAGTATCATGTTGAAAACAGTAAAATAAGCATCATTCCACATGGAACTCATTTGGTTTCACAAATTAGTAAAGATGAGCTAAAAGAAAAATATGGATACTCCGGGCGCAAAATACTATCTACATTTGGATTACTAAGTCCTGGTAAAAGCATTGAGACAACTCTTGATGCTTTACCTGCTATCATAAAGGAACATCCATCTGTTTTATTTTTAATTATAGGAGAGACTCATCCTACGTTGGTTAAAAAATATGGAGAAGTTTATCGTGATAGTCTTGAGGCAAAAGTGAAGAAACTTGATTTGTCTAACAATGTAAAGTTTATCAATAAATATCTTGATACAAATATATTGCTTGAATATTTGCAGATGACAGATTTATATTTGTTTACATCTTCTGATCCTAATCAGGCTGTGAGCGGCACTTTTGTTTATGCACTTAGTTGCGGATGCCCAATCATTGCTACGCCAATACCTCACGCATTTGAACTGTTGAGCGATAATACTGGAGTCATTTTTAATTTCAATGATTCATTGCAGTTAGCAAAGTCTACAAATATACTACTGAATGATGATAATCTTCGTGCACAAATGAGTATTTCTGGATTGCAAAAAACTGCATTCACAGCTTGGGAAAATACAGCCATAGCTTATACTTTGCTTTTTGAAAAGATTCTGCAATCTGATAAAAGGTTGACATATTCGCTACCAGAGATTAATCTAGATCATATTCTGAGTATGAGTCAACAGTTAGGAATGATACAATTCTCAAATGGAAACCAACCTGATTTAGAATCTGGATATACTCTTGATGATAATGCAAGAGCACTTATTTCTATCTGTATGGTAGAGGAGGGCGATGAGCATCCCAAATACGGTGAATACATTGAGCGTTATTTAAATTTCATTTCGTTGTGCCAGCAAGAAGACGGAACACTGAAAAACTATGTAGATAAAGATGGTAAGTTTACTGCTCAAAATGAAGATGTGCTACTTGAAGATAGTAATGGACGTGCTATATGGGCTCTTGGATATTTTATTTTACATGGTAACAGCATTCATAAATCATATATTTGGGCAGCAGAAAAAGCGATCAGACTCACATTTCCAAATCTTAGTAGAATAAAATCTCCTAGAAGCATTGCGTTTGCGATTAAAGGATTATACTATTATTATATGAAAAAGCCTTCTCCATATTTATATGATAAGATAGAAATGCTTGCTAACAAATTATCTGACTTGTATATTTCTGCCAAATGTAATGGATGGAAATGGTTTGAACCTTATCTTACATACGAGAATGCTACTTTGCCAGAGAGCATTTTATGTGCATATAATGTGACCCAAAGTCAGAAGTTTAAAGATATTTCTAAAGAGTCGTTTGACTTTTTGTTAGAGAAAATATTTATTGATGGAAAAATCAAAGTTATCTCAAATCATAATTGGCTGAATAAGGGTGAGCAGAACAATAAATATGGCGAGCAGCCTGTTGATGTTGCCGGCACTGTAATTGCTTTAGCTAAATTCTATGATGAATTTCAAGATAAAGAATATATTCAAAAACAAAAGGTAGCTTTCAGTTGGTTTATGGGCAACAATCATCTTCATCAAATCATATATAATCCTGCTACAGGTGGATGTTATGACGGACTTGAAAAGAATAATATAAATTTGAATCAAGGTGCCGAGTCAACCGTATGTTATCTTATGGCCCGACTTTCGCTTATAAAAGAATAA
- a CDS encoding peptidylprolyl isomerase has translation MASRIKIKTTEGDIIVRLYDETPLHRDNFIKLASEGFYDGTLFHRVIKDFMIQGGDPDSKGAPAGKNLGAGGPDYTIPAEFVYPQLYHKRGALSAARLGDEVNPNRESSGSQFYIVWGDTLKSQELKQLERQMAMQQEQTVFNQITQEHKAELMDLRRNKDRAGVQALQEKLVADTKAKCKEIGIPKFTAQQVETYTTIGGTPYLDNQYTVFGEVESGLDVVEKIQNSDTSRNDRPKTDISMTVEIM, from the coding sequence ATGGCAAGCAGAATTAAAATCAAGACAACAGAGGGTGACATCATTGTTCGCCTTTACGACGAGACACCTCTTCACAGAGATAACTTCATCAAATTAGCTAGCGAAGGATTTTATGACGGAACATTGTTTCATCGTGTAATAAAAGACTTCATGATTCAAGGTGGTGACCCAGATAGTAAAGGTGCACCAGCTGGAAAGAATCTAGGTGCTGGTGGACCAGATTATACTATTCCAGCAGAATTTGTGTACCCGCAACTCTACCATAAGCGTGGAGCATTAAGTGCAGCACGTCTAGGAGATGAAGTGAATCCTAACCGCGAAAGCAGTGGTAGTCAGTTTTATATTGTATGGGGTGACACTCTCAAGTCACAGGAACTAAAACAGCTTGAACGTCAAATGGCTATGCAACAAGAACAAACTGTTTTCAATCAAATTACGCAAGAACATAAAGCTGAGTTAATGGATTTGCGTCGCAATAAAGACCGTGCTGGAGTCCAGGCATTACAAGAAAAACTTGTTGCTGACACAAAGGCAAAATGCAAGGAGATTGGTATTCCAAAATTTACAGCCCAACAAGTAGAAACATACACCACAATTGGCGGAACACCATATCTTGACAACCAATACACTGTATTTGGAGAGGTTGAAAGTGGACTTGATGTTGTTGAGAAAATACAAAACAGTGATACATCACGTAACGATCGCCCAAAAACAGACATCAGTATGACTGTTGAAATTATGTAA
- a CDS encoding HAD family hydrolase — MIKNVVFDFGGVLVQYDFVGFFAKILGSREQGEWFMQNVLPHSINNDMDLEFHNFRYYIEQQQRLWPDYAEALDIFDEHYIDVFTCETEGIRDLILSLKARGYRILGLSNWSSRVYDVIDKFDIFNLIEDSLISKDVHQLKPNKDIYESFLNKFHVKADECVFIDDKPENIEGCKTVGMNGIVFKNSKQLKQELDKLLQSDN, encoded by the coding sequence ATGATTAAAAATGTAGTTTTTGATTTCGGTGGTGTGCTTGTTCAGTATGACTTTGTGGGTTTCTTCGCTAAGATATTAGGTAGCAGGGAACAAGGAGAATGGTTTATGCAGAATGTTTTGCCACATAGCATTAATAATGATATGGATCTTGAGTTTCATAATTTCCGTTATTATATTGAACAGCAGCAGAGACTCTGGCCTGACTATGCTGAGGCTTTGGATATCTTTGATGAGCATTATATTGATGTCTTTACTTGCGAAACAGAAGGCATTAGAGACTTGATACTAAGTCTTAAAGCTCGTGGTTATAGAATTTTGGGACTATCTAATTGGTCGAGTAGAGTATATGATGTGATTGATAAATTTGATATTTTCAATTTGATTGAAGATAGTCTTATTTCTAAGGATGTGCATCAGCTTAAACCTAATAAGGATATATATGAATCATTTCTCAATAAGTTCCATGTTAAAGCTGACGAATGCGTATTCATAGATGATAAACCAGAAAATATAGAAGGCTGTAAAACTGTTGGAATGAACGGAATCGTTTTTAAGAATAGCAAACAGCTTAAGCAAGAACTTGATAAACTTTTGCAATCTGATAACTAG